A window from Mya arenaria isolate MELC-2E11 chromosome 9, ASM2691426v1 encodes these proteins:
- the LOC128202717 gene encoding tRNA pseudouridine(38/39) synthase-like encodes MSSDAPLCLYDADFGGEFEWIYEAECHEDNLTSLQQLWAEHSIKATMVKSMLNDLEKAKVETDCDLAPWCDLSPPLLMQTEWLVEDRNPKVLMERQGGLTLDEMIASHESRKQRWRENAEIEAQDDSSEEDMTSRKRQRLEIDKPSHIDDKPFGTLDKPKSGENKDPHIIYGENNKEDDDTVRDIDGETTSMKADKDICDSKTSLKDNGEENLETSENGMKGGEKVGRSTQEEIGESSVISQTGE; translated from the exons ATGTCATCTGACGCGCCTTTGTGCTTGTATGACGCTGACTTTGGAGGAGAATTTGAGTGGATTTACGAAGCTG AATGCCATGAAGACAACCTCACCTCCCTCCAGCAGCTTTGGGCTGAGCATTCCATCAA AGCAACAATGGTGAAGAGCATGCTGAATGACCTCGAGAAAGCTAAAGTGGAAACAG ACTGTGACCTTGCGCCCTGGTGTGATCTGAGTCCCCCTTTACTGATGCAGACTGAATGGCTCGTAGAAGACAGGAATCCTAAGGTGCTGATGGAGAGACAGGGAGGCT TGACCCTTGACGAGATGATAGCATCACACGAGTCGAGAAAACAGCGATGGAGagaaaatgctgaaattgaAGCGCAGGACGATAGCAGTGAAGAGGACATGACGTCACGGAAACGTCAACGGCTTGAAATTGATAAGCCTAGCCACATAGATGATAAGCCATTTGGAACATTAGATAAACCCAAGTCCGGAGAGAATAAGGATCCTCACATAATTTATGGAGAAAACAATAAAGAAGATGATGACACTGTAAGGGACATTGATGGAGAAACTACTAGTATGAAGGCTGATAAAGATATTTGCGATTCTAAAACCTCTCTTAAAGATAATGGGGAGGAAAACTTGGAGACATCAGAGAATGGTATGAAAGGAGGAGAGAAAGTGGGAAGAAGTACACAAGAAGAGATTGGGGAAAGCTCAGTTATAAGTCAAACTGGGGAATGA